In the genome of Actinobacillus lignieresii, the window ATTGCACGTTATGAAAATAACAACCAGCTATTGTTAGACGATATTGCCGATGCGTATGTCAAAGCGATGAACGTGTTCTATAAATTAGGTTGCCGTAATTTACAATTAGATGATACCAGCTGGGGCGAATTTTGTGCCGAGGACAAACGTGCAGCCTATAAAGCACGTGGTTTAGATTTAGACCAAATTGCCAAAGATTACGTCTATATGGTTAATAAAATCGTGGATGCAAAACCGGCGGATGATATTGCCATTACGATGCATATTTGCCGTGGTAACTTCCGTTCAACCTGGTTCTCAGCAGGCGGTTATGAACCGGTGGCGGAAACTTTATTCGGTACGTGCCGCATTGATGGTTTCTTCTTAGAGTACGATTCTGATCGTTCGGGCGATTTCAAGCCGTTACGTTTTATTAAAGATCAACAAGTAGTATTAGGTTTAATTACTTCAAAAGACGGTGAATTAGAAAATCGTGATGAAGTGATTGCTCGTATCCAAGAAGCTGCACAATATGTGGACATCAACCAGCTTTGTTTAAGTCCGCAATGTGGCTTTGCATCAACCGAAGAAGGTAATATTCTGACGGAAGAACAGCAATGGGCAAAACTGAACTTTATTCGTGAAATTAGCGAAGAAGTTTGGGGTAAATAATCGCTAAACGGATGATCAAAAGGGCAAGATAAAATCTTGCCCTTTATTTTTGTATTTTGTTTTACTGCTTATCGGCTAAGTAATGAGCACCTAAACTGTGCGGTTCGTTTAGCATCTGAGAAACGACAAGCTGTGCGGTTTTTAGTGCATAAAAGATTTCGATGCCTTGTTGCTGATGATGAGCAAGCGGATTAAAACGTTTTTCGAGCTGTTGCAGTTCGTTCAACAGTAAGGTTAAGTTGGCTTTGGTGCGATACACATTAGCAAAACGAGCCATTTGTTCACGAATTTGTTTGAGTACCGTACTCGCAAGCAGCGTATTATCTCCCATTGGATTGTTTAACTGATTAAGCACTTTTTCAGCCTGTAAACGATAGGTTTCAGTGTTTGCAAGCGGTTGGATTTCAGCAAATTTTTGCAAATTTTTGACCGCTTGTGCCACCGCTCGTTTGGCGAATACTAATCCCCCTCCGACCGAATTACCGCCTAAGCGATTTGCTCCCTCAATACAATGGGCTATTTCGCCAATCGCAAATAATCCGGCGACACAGGATTCGCCATACTCATCAATCTCAATTCCGCCGTTACAGCTATGTGCAAATGGCGCAATCGCAATTTTATCTTTAACCAAATCTATCCCGACTTCTTGGCGTAACCAATTAAGATAAACCGTATAAAACTCTTGCTTATCTTGATAAAGCTCTGGGCTATAGTGCAGGTAAATGCCTTTTTGCTGTGGGTTAGTCAATAAATGCTTCATCATCACCAAATCAAATTCGACACAAGGGAAATCCACACTAAACGGCGCATAATGGCTACGGGCTAACATCATCTGTTGAAATTGTGTTTCGGTTAGATGAGGAAATAGGTCTTGTCCGTTTTCATCGGTAATTTTAATAACGTACTTCAGCGTATGTTCGCCAAATAACACTTTGTATTTCGGCTCGACAAAAGAGGGGATAAATTGAATAAAAGAAAGATTAACCAGTTTCGTACCGGCTTGTTGAGCGATGGAAT includes:
- a CDS encoding 5-methyltetrahydropteroyltriglutamate--homocysteine S-methyltransferase, which codes for MITMSKLFPNATQRTSAPYRFDIVGSFLRTDPIKQARQQCSCGDISCADLTQVEDAEIAKLVEHQKSVGLHAVTDGEFRRTFWHMDFLAALDGIQEVDAEKFSVQFKHHSVRPKTIKIVDKVDFSESHPFVEHFRSLQKIAGETEVKFTIPSPSMLHLITNVRAEDYQPIARYENNNQLLLDDIADAYVKAMNVFYKLGCRNLQLDDTSWGEFCAEDKRAAYKARGLDLDQIAKDYVYMVNKIVDAKPADDIAITMHICRGNFRSTWFSAGGYEPVAETLFGTCRIDGFFLEYDSDRSGDFKPLRFIKDQQVVLGLITSKDGELENRDEVIARIQEAAQYVDINQLCLSPQCGFASTEEGNILTEEQQWAKLNFIREISEEVWGK
- a CDS encoding FAD-dependent oxidoreductase → MHSIQITQTIYTDLLIVGSGIAGLAAAVEAERLGMKTTLISKTPIGSGASFFPLKATLGIQVTGENDTEKFRQDIERVGNGRTNPKVVKAYIEDSPQAIELLAKIGFKPWLRNDNRPACFAEYPRPIYLINHWREAAQRTKQILDSQSTDVYEQTTLLHIVTEQNQVQGAVFSLNTSGQICYIFCKTSQIILASGGIAGLYKDNLYPADIIGSTHSIAQQAGTKLVNLSFIQFIPSFVEPKYKVLFGEHTLKYVIKITDENGQDLFPHLTETQFQQMMLARSHYAPFSVDFPCVEFDLVMMKHLLTNPQQKGIYLHYSPELYQDKQEFYTVYLNWLRQEVGIDLVKDKIAIAPFAHSCNGGIEIDEYGESCVAGLFAIGEIAHCIEGANRLGGNSVGGGLVFAKRAVAQAVKNLQKFAEIQPLANTETYRLQAEKVLNQLNNPMGDNTLLASTVLKQIREQMARFANVYRTKANLTLLLNELQQLEKRFNPLAHHQQQGIEIFYALKTAQLVVSQMLNEPHSLGAHYLADKQ